The following proteins are encoded in a genomic region of Ornithodoros turicata isolate Travis chromosome 6, ASM3712646v1, whole genome shotgun sequence:
- the LOC135397470 gene encoding uncharacterized protein LOC135397470: MGCAAFKSDISGRTSIVLDDDAESRRDSRSNVVSDTGSFPPSPRLFRKSSASKGKKLPTVDLSSGCGPSSQRLGTPRPPNDGTQSTDSGIYELDEGIITELSAPEKVMHVEKNFRHPEDVDDLVIEGKQCPRRLSGKEREKREEEEILDKLREEGLVVRPGSKASGGLSFEVSQSDTTRNSHHLPPLKKKKTKKTRKKEITSELIDQRLEQADARRKASWPLLS; encoded by the exons ATGGGTTGTGCGGCATTTAAGAGTGATATTAGTGGAAGGACCAGTATAGTGCTAGACGATGACGCGGAAAGCAGACGAGATTCTAGGTCGAACGTGGTATCTGACACGGGGTCCTTCCCGCCATCGCCAAGACTGTTTcggaagtcgtctgcttctaAAGGGAAGAAACTGCCGACCGTGGATTTGTCGTCTGGATGCGGACCGTCGTCG CAACGATTGGGCACCCCTCGGCCTCCGAACGACGGAACCCAGAGCACAGATTCGGGGATCTACGAACTGGACGAAGGTATCATCACTGAACTCTCGGCACCGGAGAAGGTCATGCACGTGGAAAAGAATTTCAGGCATCCTGAGGACGTGGACG ATCTCGTAATTGAAGGCAAGCAGTGTCCACGACGTCTCAGCGGcaaggagagagagaagagagaggaggaagagaTCCTCGACAAATTGAGGGAAGAAGGACTTGTGGTACGACCGGGTAGTAAAGCTTCAGGTGGCCTTTC GTTCGAAGTTTCCCAGTCCGATACGACAAGGAACTCGCATCACCTTCCACcattaaagaagaagaaaacaaagaaaacgagaaagaaagaaatcacGTCGGAACTCATCGATCAAAGGTTGGAACAGGCGGACGCACGAAGAAAGGCAAGTTGGCCGCTTCTTTCTTAA